The following proteins are co-located in the Mesorhizobium sp. M1E.F.Ca.ET.045.02.1.1 genome:
- a CDS encoding ABC transporter ATP-binding protein has product MSAPLVDIRNVSHRFGQLPVLKNVSLAIEPGSYTILLGPSGSGKTTLLSILGGFVTPSEGKVFIRGEDCTSVPPAKRPTTTVFQDYALFPHMSVGGNVGFGLRMQGVDGATRAAKAREALALVGLAAAFDKKPHQLSGGQRQRVALARALVIEPAVLLLDEPLGALDLKLRRQMQDELKAIQKRVGTAFVHVTHDQEEAMALADHCVVMNDGRIEDEGAPERVYARPKTRFSATFMGESTILAGTVTEAKNGIVTASTSAGPISLPGASPAGAGVALAIRPEHLVLGETKADVALGTAKVSDVVFQGSFKRVLAASTRDPALQFIAKAPASATVRAGDTIAVSCNAQDIILLAD; this is encoded by the coding sequence ATGAGCGCGCCCCTCGTCGACATCCGCAACGTCTCGCATCGCTTCGGCCAGCTTCCGGTGCTGAAGAACGTCTCTCTTGCCATCGAGCCCGGCAGCTACACCATCCTGCTCGGGCCGTCCGGCTCCGGCAAGACGACGCTGCTTTCCATCCTCGGCGGCTTCGTGACACCCAGCGAGGGCAAGGTGTTCATCCGCGGCGAGGACTGCACGTCCGTGCCGCCCGCCAAGCGCCCGACGACGACGGTGTTCCAGGACTATGCGCTGTTTCCGCATATGAGCGTCGGCGGCAATGTCGGCTTCGGGCTGCGCATGCAGGGCGTCGACGGCGCGACGCGGGCGGCCAAGGCGCGCGAAGCGCTGGCTCTCGTCGGGCTGGCGGCCGCCTTCGACAAGAAGCCGCATCAATTGTCCGGCGGCCAGCGGCAGCGCGTGGCGCTGGCCCGCGCGCTGGTCATCGAACCGGCCGTGCTTCTGCTCGACGAGCCGCTCGGCGCGCTGGATCTCAAACTGCGCCGGCAGATGCAGGACGAGCTGAAGGCCATCCAGAAGCGCGTCGGCACCGCCTTCGTCCATGTCACCCACGACCAGGAGGAAGCGATGGCGCTCGCCGACCATTGCGTGGTGATGAATGACGGCCGCATTGAGGACGAAGGCGCGCCGGAGCGGGTCTATGCGCGGCCGAAGACGCGCTTCTCGGCCACCTTTATGGGCGAGAGCACCATCCTTGCAGGAACCGTGACCGAGGCGAAGAACGGGATCGTCACGGCCTCGACCTCGGCTGGGCCGATCTCGCTGCCCGGCGCCTCACCTGCCGGCGCCGGCGTTGCTCTAGCCATCCGGCCCGAGCACCTCGTCCTCGGCGAGACGAAAGCCGATGTCGCGCTGGGCACAGCCAAGGTCAGCGACGTCGTCTTCCAGGGCAGCTTCAAGCGCGTGCTGGCCGCCTCGACGCGGGATCCTGCATTGCAATTCATCGCCAAGGCTCCGGCATCGGCCACCGTCCGGGCAGGCGACACGATCGCGGTTTCGTGCAACGCTCAAGACATCATCCTGCTGGCGGACTGA
- a CDS encoding MBL fold metallo-hydrolase, whose translation MSMLPVIEAPDWYETIRMGDGVTLIHEPWIKPFFRCNMWHVRGRDRDLLFDTGLGHFSLRRHVPLVSERKLVCVASHTHFDHIGCHHEFPDRCVHSAEAAILADPRNESTVADRYANEEMFDGAPEGWDTARYHILPAPAGRLLEHGDVVDLGDRAFEVIHTPGHSPGGIALNEKKTGILLSGDIVYEGPLIDDVYHSDIEDYVETLLAMRDLDVSVVHGGHFPSFGKVRYRQLIDEYLAHKRKAGCHLKQSR comes from the coding sequence ATGAGCATGCTTCCGGTCATCGAGGCTCCGGACTGGTACGAGACCATCCGCATGGGCGACGGCGTCACGCTCATCCACGAGCCATGGATAAAACCATTCTTTCGCTGCAACATGTGGCATGTGCGCGGGCGAGACCGCGATCTGCTGTTCGATACAGGCCTCGGCCATTTCAGTCTGAGACGGCATGTGCCGCTGGTGAGCGAGCGCAAGCTCGTCTGCGTCGCCAGTCACACGCATTTCGACCACATCGGCTGCCATCACGAATTTCCGGATCGCTGCGTGCATTCCGCCGAAGCGGCAATCCTCGCCGACCCGCGCAACGAATCGACCGTCGCCGACCGCTACGCCAACGAAGAGATGTTCGATGGTGCGCCGGAAGGCTGGGACACGGCGCGCTACCATATCCTGCCCGCCCCAGCCGGCCGGCTGCTTGAGCATGGCGATGTCGTCGATCTCGGCGACCGCGCCTTCGAGGTCATCCACACGCCTGGACATTCGCCCGGCGGTATCGCGCTCAACGAGAAGAAGACCGGCATCCTCTTGTCCGGCGACATCGTCTATGAGGGGCCGCTGATCGACGACGTCTATCACTCCGATATCGAGGACTATGTCGAGACGCTGCTCGCCATGCGCGACCTCGATGTCTCGGTCGTCCATGGCGGCCATTTTCCGAGCTTCGGCAAGGTGCGCTATCGGCAA